In one Brassica oleracea var. oleracea cultivar TO1000 chromosome C9, BOL, whole genome shotgun sequence genomic region, the following are encoded:
- the LOC106315631 gene encoding GDSL esterase/lipase At5g45670-like, giving the protein MAKMCFMMMLILVSIAINMVASDPIAPCYFIFGDSLVDNGNNNQLNSLARANYFPYGIDFSLGPTGRFSNGKTTVDVITELLGFDNYITPYAAARGEDILRGVNYASAAAGIREETGRQLGGRIAFAGQVANHVNTVSQVVNILGDQNQASSYLSKCIYSIGLGSNDYLNNYFMPTFYSTGNQFTPDSFGDDLIARYTEQLRILYNNGGRKFALIGVGAIGCSPNELAQNSRDGTTCDERINSANRLFNSKLITIVDHFNQNTPDAKFTYINAYGIFQDIVTNPARYGFRVTNAGCCGVGRNNGQITCLPGQAPCLNRNEYVFWDAFHPGEAANNIIGRRSFRREAASDAHPYDIQQLATL; this is encoded by the exons ATGGCGAAAATGTGTTTTATGATGATGTTGATTCTGGTATCTATAGCCATTAACATGGTTGCTAGTGATCCAATTGCACCGTGTTACTTCATATTTGGCGACTCTTTGGTCGATAATGGCAACAATAATCAGCTTAACTCACTGGCTAGAGCTAATTACTTTCCTTACGGTATTGATTTCTCTCTCGGTCCAACCGGTCGGTTTAGCAACGGCAAAACTACAGTGGATGTTATCA CTGAGCTCTTGGGGTTCGACAACTACATTACACCGTATGCCGCCGCGAGAGGAGAAGACATCCTCCGTGGAGTTAACTATGCTTCTGCTGCTGCCGGAATCCGAGAAGAAACTGGCAGACAATTG GGAGGTAGAATAGCATTTGCAGGTCAAGTAGCAAATCACGTGAACACTGTGTCGCAAGTAGTGAACATACTCGGTGATCAGAACCAAGCCTCGAGTTACCTCAGCAAATGCATTTACTCTATTGGATTAGGCAGTAACGATTACCTCAACAACTACTTCATGCCCACTTTTTACTCTACCGGTAACCAGTTCACGCCTGACTCCTTTGGTGACGATCTCATTGCTCGTTACACCGAACAACTCCGG ATATTGTATAACAATGGAGGCAGGAAGTTTGCGTTAATAGGAGTTGGAGCCATCGGTTGCAGCCCAAACGAGCTAGCTCAGAACAGTAGAGATGGAACAACATGTGACGAGAGGATCAACTCCGCTAACAGACTCTTCAACAGCAAGCTCATAACTATAGTCGACCACTTTAACCAGAACACACCAGACGCCAAGTTCACTTACATCAACGCATACGGCATCTTCCAAGACATTGTTACAAACCCTGCTCGCTACG GGTTTAGAGTGACAAATGCAGGATGTTGTGGAGTTGGGAGGAACAATGGACAGATAACTTGTCTTCCTGGTCAAGCTCCATGTTTGAATAGGAATGAGTATGTGTTTTGGGACGCGTTTCATCCTGGTGAAGCTGCCAATAATATTATTGGAAGAAGATCTTTTAGGCGGGAAGCTGCTTCTGATGCTCATCCTTATGATATTCAGCAGCTAGCAACTCTCTAA